Proteins co-encoded in one Sebastes fasciatus isolate fSebFas1 chromosome 11, fSebFas1.pri, whole genome shotgun sequence genomic window:
- the LOC141777073 gene encoding transcriptional repressor p66 alpha isoform X6, translated as MSEEAVRQTRSQKRALEKDVAPGSVEPSDDENESKKPKLDPSETTTQEQTEPEPEPDSVLAQEDHNRTMVGSEHVKEQEERQSPSPLSLALPLASKPVKDDQERTQIQQMTVEPSSDNRTDCNDKASKVRTEPAMDTKSQDRPAEPKVSSGMMAAGEVKATIKVEVQTGEQPVDMSTSRGIKREKRPPSSEDDDVIILSDNDSPSPQMNGLSHFKELDTDLLMKSSPAERERIIKQLKEELRLEEAKLVLLKKLRQSQIQKDTLQKSSGLSGSSAPPPLIRGTITSNKGSQQILTGRCSGTVIPPPLVRGGQLVSSKHGSQIIMPPLVRGAQIQALRQQQQQQQQQQLAASGGSGSGPPPLLLGPRNSAPVTHIQRGMVNSGFIRIGNSANTLVSSLKGSSSGSSGVSVVSVNDSPASRQAAAKLALRKQLEKTLLEIPPPKPPAPEFNFLPSAANNEFIYLVGLEEVVQNLLDTIHRGKTGLALSKTITREPFTCTQCKTDFTCRWRHDKTKGGALLCEHCMSSNQKKILKAEHTNRLKAAFVKALQQEQEIEQRIFQQTSSPVSHSSSSSSSSMKVEKLVSQQLKQAHARAASLQHLHQASRGANMIHHHSIKQSSQGQLSHGISSLGMRGTPHSFSSSSQLQSAVAAAALVSRPGKHAHFSHRSVQSSKVSSSGIAGGRNISGGSASSTAWKKQSNSNTGVTMAYVNPSLTGHKTSAAVDARQREYLLDMIPSRSSISQTANTWK; from the exons ATGTCTGAGGAGGCTGTCCGCCAGACGCGCAGCCAGAAGAGGGCGCTGGAGAAGGATGTTGCTCCGGGGTCTGTAGAACCCTCtgatgatgaaaatgaaagcaaaaagCCTAAATTGGACCCTTCTGAAACTACAACACAGGAACaaactgaacctgaacctgaacctgactCTGTACTGGCACAGGAGGATCACAACCGGACTATGGTCGGATCAGAGCACGTGAAAGAGCAGGAGGAACGGCAGAGCCCGTCTCCGTTATCTTTAGCGTTACCTTTGGCCTCTAAGCCGGTGAAGGACGATCAGGAGCGGACCCAGATACAACAGATGACGGTTGAACCCAGCTCAGACAATCGGACTGACTGCAATGACAAAGCCAGCAAGGTGAGGACGGAGCCAGCTATGGACACAAAGAGCCAGGACCGACCGGCGGAGCCAAAGGTGTCCAGTGGCATGATGGCTGCGGGCGAGGTGAAGGCCACCATTAAAGTGGAAGTTCAGACGGGAGAGCAGCCCGTGGACATGAGCACCTCCAGAGG TATAAAAAGGGAGAAGCGCCCTCCGTCCTCTGAAGATGACGATGTCATCATCCTGTCAGATAACGACTCCCCCAGTCCACAGATGAACGGCTTGAGCCACTTTAAGGAACTGGACACAGACCTGCTCATG AAGAGCAGCCCAGCGGAGAGGGAGCGCATCATTAAGCAGCTGAAGGAGGAGCTGAGACTGGAGGAGGCCAAGCTGGTGCTGCTGAAGAAACTTCGACAGAGCCAGATACAGAAGGACACTCTCCAGAAG TCCTCAGGTCTGTCcggctcctctgctcctcctcctctaattCGTGGAACAATTACAAGCAATAAAGGCTCTCAGCAG ATTTTGACAGGCAGGTGTTCAGGCACGGTCATCCCTCCGCCGCTGGTGAGAGGAGGGCAGCTGGTGTCGTCCAAACATGGCTCCCAGATTATAATGCCACCTCTGGTCAGAGGGGCGCAG ATCCAGGCTCtccgccagcagcagcagcagcagcagcagcagcagttggcCGCCTCTGGAGGCTCGGGCTCAGGACCGCCTCCTCTGCTGTTGGGCCCCAGGAACTCAGCCCCTGTAACCCACATCCAGAGAGGCATGGTCAACTCAGGCTTCATCAGAATTGGCAATAGTGCTAACACACTG GTCTCCAGTTTGAAGGGCTCTTCCTCAGGAAGCAGCGGTGTGTCCGTGGTTAGCGTGAATGACTCTCCAGCCAGCCGCCAAGCTGCAGCTAAACTCGCCCTGCGCAAACAACTGGAGAAGACCCTACTGGAGATTCCCCCACCCAAGCCCCCTGCACCAGAGTTCAACTTCCTGCCCTCTGCAGCCAATAATGAGTTCATCTACCTGGTGGGACTGGAAGAAGTGGTACAGAATCTGCTGGATACCATCCACAGAG GGAAGACGGGTCTAGCACTGTCCAAGACCATTACCAGAGAGCCCTTCACCTGCACCCAGTGCAAAACGGACTTCACCTGCCGCTGGAGGCACGACAAGACCAAAGGCGGGGCACTCCTCTGTGAACACTGCATGTCATCCAATCAGAAAAAGATTTTGAAAGCTGAGCATACCAATAGGCTGAAAGCTGCGTTTGTCAAAGCACTGCAACAAGAGcaggaaatagagcagcgtatTTTTCAGCAGACGTCCTCACCGGTCTCCCACAGTAGCTCCTCGTCCTCTTCGTCGATGAAAGTAGAGAAGCTGGTGTCTCAGCAGCTGAAGCAGGCTCACGCCAGAGCGGCCTCCCTCCAGCACCTCCACCAGGCCAGTCGAGGAGCCAACATGATTCACCATCACTCCATCAAGCAG AGCTCCCAGGGCCAGCTGTCCCATGGTATCTCATCATTGGGGATGAGGGGCACCCCccactccttctcctcctcctcccagctgcAGAGTGCAGTGGCGGCTGCAGCTTTGGTCAGTCGGCCAGGTAAGCATGCCCACTTTTCCCACCGCTCTGTCCAGAGTTCAAAGGTGAGCAGCAGTGGAATCGCCGGCGGCAGGAATATCAGCGGAGGTAGTGCCTCATCCACTGCATGGAAGAAGCAGAGCAACAGCAACACAG GAGTCACTATGGCTTACGTGAACCCCAGCCTGACAGGTCACAAGACATCAGCCGCCGTTGACGCTCGTCAGAGGGAGTACCTGCTGGACATGATCCCCTCTCGCTCGTCGATCTCGCAGACTGCAAACACATGGAAATAA